TTCAAGCGTTCTGACGAAGAACGGGTTTCCGGTCGCCCGGGCGATTGCCATGTGGAACGCGATGTCTTCTTCCGTGCCGTCCGAATCTTCCTTGCGCGACTGGCCAAGCGCCTCGGCTGCTCGCGAGATCCGTTCGATGTCATCGTCAGTGCGTTGTTCAGCGGCGTGCCAGGCGATTTCGCCCTCCAGAGAAAAACGGAACTGAAAGAGCTTCTGAATATCCGCAATGCTCGCAACGGACAGCATCGGTCCGCCACGGCCGAGGCTTCGCCCGGGAGTAGAGTGGGGGACGACATAGCTGCCCGACCCTTTTTTGGATCTGATAATGCCGTCTTCACGCAGCCGCCGGAGCGCCTCCCTTACGATTGGGCGGGAGACGCTGAAACGCTGGCCCAGCTCTGCCTCAGATGGCAGGCGTGCCCCCTCGCCCAACCGACCGCTGTTGATCTCCTCCAGCAGATCGGCGTGCAGGACGTCACTCAGCTTTGGGCGTACGCGTTTCGGAGACAAATCAGACAGCCTTGCATTTCGTTACAGGTCTGCCAATCTTTCTAACGGCTCCGGGCAGCTTACTCAACTCACCTGCCAAGCTGCACGCAGATCGTCGGCGATCTTGACCTCAACCCTGTTTCCGCCCGATTCCAAACTTTCGACCAGCGCCTCGATCACGGCAACATTGATCGCCGAATGGGTGAGCGACGGCAGCGGTGCCACGGCATCATCGCCCATCACGGCCAGAAAATGCTCCAGTTGATCGCGATAGGCGGGATAGCTTGGCAGATCGTCCTGAAGGGGCAGCTTGGAAGGGATTTCATGCGATGTCTGGTTCACATGGGAAAATTTTGGCGCATGCAACTCATCAAGCTTCGCATCACCCGGCGGCGTGAAGACGGTGTCGATGCGGAAGACCCGCTCACGCCCGTGTATTTCAAGTTCCTGACTGAACATGGCGCATGCGCTGCTTTCGACCACGCCGAAGCGGTCGTCCTCATAAGCGATGGTGCCGAAGATGCGGTTTACCGTGCCATATTTTTCGCTGAATGTGCCGTTGGCCGAAACATGCATCGGCAGGCTTCCCGCATAGCGCCCGCAGGCATTCACCGGATAGCACAGAAGGTCCCACGGCACCCCGCCCCCCGTATTCTTGCGGAATCGCCAGCTTCTCGTCTGGTCGGCACCGTCGGCCACCTCGGGAAAATAGAAGGACGAGGTGCTGCGCACCCAGTCAATGGGTCCGGCATCGCCGCTGGCGAGGCGCTCTTCCAGTTTCTTGATAAGCGGATGGTGGAGATACATGAAACCTTCGATCACGGTTGCACCCGCTGCATTCGCGCGGCGCCAGATCTCCGCGGCGTCCTCGGCTGAGGTTGCCAGCGATTTCTCGCAAAGGATATACCGAATGCCTGCGTCAAGTGCCTCGCTCACCTGCTGCAGATGCTGTGCAGGCCATGTCGCCAGAACCACCCCGTCGAAGCCACCCGCAGCATACATTTCGGACGGATCGCCATAATGCGCATCGCAGCCATAGGTCTCAGCGAATTTGCGGGCGTTGTCAGGATTGATGTCGCTACATGCAACAAACCGGACCGTTTCTCTGCCGATCCGGTCCGCAGCGATCCCGTGAGCGTGCGAGATACGCCCGCAGCCGACCATAGCCAGGCGAACTGTCATGATTATTCTCCTATAGGTGAGGTTCTGGGCAGAAAGCGAAGGCCATTGCTGGCGGCAATTGCATGAGCCCGTTCGAAGTTTCGGAAGTAATCGGCCTGTTCGCTGTAATGCTCGCAGAAGACCGTCATGTCGGGCGCCATGAGCGTATCGATGGCAGAAAGATAGCGACCGAGATCAATTGCCCCCTCCCCCAGATCAACCTCGGCAAAGGCGAGCCCATAGGGGGAGACGGGCCAATCCAGGTCCTTCAGGTGACAACTGACGGCGTGCGGCGCAAGGCGCGGCAACCATTCGTCGATCACCTTTGCGCTGGCAAAGAAGCTGTCGACGGTCAGCATATTGGCGAGATCCAGATGCAGGCCGAAGCGCGGATCGTTTATGTCCTCGATGAAGGCGAGTACGTCCTCGGGCCGGTAGAAAAAACTGGCGGCATAAGGTTCCATCCCCAGCCGCATCGGTCCATCCGGCATCCCCTCCAGCGCGCGGCACACCATATCGCGCACGGCCCCACGCCCTTCGCGACTGCGCATGAAAGCATCGGCGGCAAATCCTTTGTCCGAGTGATGTCGCGAGCCCGGCAGGATCGCCACCGAACGGCAGCCCATGATCCCGGCATTGCGCAGGGTTCGGTGCAGCCGCGCCATGCGATCAGCGGCGAGTTCCGTATCGGGGGTCAGGAGGTTATCCCAAAACCCGGCCTCTCCGATCACGAGCCCGGCGTCGTGACAACGCTCGCCCCAATTGGCGGCTTCCTGCGCACCCATCCGGTCAAGCCCGGCAGGCGCGACAATCGCGGACAGGCCATAACGGTCCGCAACCTCCTTGAAATCATCAATACCCGCCACCGAACCGGGGTGAATCAGAACGCCGCCCAATCTCATAGCTGCCCTCTCCTTTGGCGGCAGGTAAGGTTAAAATTGCAGACCTGTCAATATAGATAACCGAATGTCGCCTGGGCTTGAAATCACTAAATTTCTGAATTTATTCCCAATATTCTTGAAATATTTCGCTATTCCCATGTCATCCATTATATCGAAACGTTAAGATTCCGGAAGATATATTGACAGATGTGTAAATATCGTGAGATGACATTCCAGCGAGGCCGGCTGTGACAGCCGACCGCATTTCCGGGAGGACCATATGACAAAGACTTTCTCCACCCGCGTTGCCCTTGCCACGTGCCTGACCATTGGCACGCTGTCGCCCGCCTGGGCGGATTGCGACGCGCCCGAAACCACCCTTTCGCTCGGTCTGGTACAAGCGCCGGATCGGGGTCACCCATCTTATGCAGCCGCCGAAATCTTCAAGACCACGGTCGAGCAAGGAACCGGCTGCAAGGTTCAGATCGATCTGTTCCCCAGCGGCCAGCTGGGCGGCGACCGTGAGATGTTCGAGGCGCTGACCATCGGAACGCAGGATATCGGTTTCATCTCTCCGCCGCCGATGTCCGCATTTACGACGACCGTGGACGTGTTGTCGCTGCCCTGGCTGTTTAGCGGCGATCTCGATCTCATGTATCAGGTCCTGACCTCGCAGGCGGGCGCTGATCTGCTTGACGCGATCGACAGCGATGTCGGCACGATCCAGAGCCTGTCCTATCTCTACTCGCCGTTCCGGAACTTCGTCACGTCGAAGCCGGTGCAATCGGTGGACGATCTTCAGGGGCTGAAACTGCGCACGATGCAGAGCAACCTCAATATCGAGACCTTCTCTGCCGTCGGTGCAAATCCCACACCGATCCCCTTCCCTGAGGTCTATGGCGCCATGCAGACCGGCGTCGTTGACGGGTTCGAAACGGATGTTGTCGGCATGTATTCCGGCAAGTTCCAGGAAGTCGCCAAGAATGTCACCGTCTCCGGCCATTTTAACAATGTTCCGATTGTGGTGATGAACCTGATGAGCTGGGATGCGCTTGACGCGGAAACTCAGGACGTTCTTCAGAAAGCAGCCGATGAGGCCGGCAAGCTGAGCTACGAACGCAGTGTCGCGCTGATCGACGATTACACGCAGCGCCTCAAGGACGAGGGTGTCGAGTTCTACGAGATCGACACTGCAGCGCTGGCAGCGGAGATGGATCCGATCTACGAGAAATACGCTACCTCGGATTCCGCCAAAGCCTTCGTCGAAGCCGCACGCACGGCCGCCGAAGCGTCCGAGTGACCCACCTCCCCCGGTTGGCCGATAAAAGCTGACCGGGGGCAGCATTTACTGGGAGAAGCGCCACAATGGAACGAGTTATGTCGGCAATCGACTGGGCCGTGACACGGGTTCTGATGGTGGCCGCTGGCGTTGAAGCCGTTGTCGTCATCTCCGCCGTGATCGCCCGTTATGTCTTCAACAGCTCCTTCCCGTGGTCTGAAGAGGTCGCGAGAGCGATGCTCACATGGCTGATCTTTCTGGGCATGAGCGCTGCGTTCCGCCGGGATGAGATGGTGTCACTGGTCTTTTTCCGCGAAAAGCTCTCGGATCGCGGCGTGCTGGTCGTGCGCTTGCTGACCATCGGCGCTTCCATCGTTTTCCTCGCGGTTGCAGGTTGGTACACGGTGAAGCTGATGGGGCTGACGGCGCGGCAGACGCTGCCGGTGACCGGCCTTCATATCGCGTGGGTTTACGCGGCCATCCCGGTCGGGAGCGCGATTTCGATCCTGCATCTTATTAACCGCGCCCACGGGCTCCTCACAAAACGTGTTCCATTGCGGCAGGACTATTCGGCCACAGAAGAGGCCGCATGACCCCCTTTCGCACCGATATTTACGGAGGCCAGCCGTGATCGCGCTCACCGTTACATTTCTGATTTTGCTCGTCCTCGGCGCGCCGATTGCGATCGTGCTGGGTGCCAGTTCGCTGGCCTATATCATCGCTGCCGACAATGCCCGTATGCTGCTGGTGATACCGCAGAAACTCTATCAGGGAACGGACAACTTCATCCTGCTGGCAATCCCCTTCTATCTGCTCGCTGGCGAGTTGATGAACGCGACCGGCATCACGCAGCGACTTATCCATTTTTTCACCACGCTGCTGGGGCATGTTCGGGGTGCGTTGGCGCAGGTAAGCATCGTGACGTCGATGATGTTCTCTGCAATTTCGGGCACGGCGGCATCGGACGCGGCAGCCGTGGGCGGCGTCATGATCCCTGCCATGAAGCG
The genomic region above belongs to Paracoccus sp. SCSIO 75233 and contains:
- a CDS encoding TRAP transporter small permease, which gives rise to MERVMSAIDWAVTRVLMVAAGVEAVVVISAVIARYVFNSSFPWSEEVARAMLTWLIFLGMSAAFRRDEMVSLVFFREKLSDRGVLVVRLLTIGASIVFLAVAGWYTVKLMGLTARQTLPVTGLHIAWVYAAIPVGSAISILHLINRAHGLLTKRVPLRQDYSATEEAA
- a CDS encoding Gfo/Idh/MocA family protein — its product is MTVRLAMVGCGRISHAHGIAADRIGRETVRFVACSDINPDNARKFAETYGCDAHYGDPSEMYAAGGFDGVVLATWPAQHLQQVSEALDAGIRYILCEKSLATSAEDAAEIWRRANAAGATVIEGFMYLHHPLIKKLEERLASGDAGPIDWVRSTSSFYFPEVADGADQTRSWRFRKNTGGGVPWDLLCYPVNACGRYAGSLPMHVSANGTFSEKYGTVNRIFGTIAYEDDRFGVVESSACAMFSQELEIHGRERVFRIDTVFTPPGDAKLDELHAPKFSHVNQTSHEIPSKLPLQDDLPSYPAYRDQLEHFLAVMGDDAVAPLPSLTHSAINVAVIEALVESLESGGNRVEVKIADDLRAAWQVS
- a CDS encoding TRAP transporter substrate-binding protein, which gives rise to MTKTFSTRVALATCLTIGTLSPAWADCDAPETTLSLGLVQAPDRGHPSYAAAEIFKTTVEQGTGCKVQIDLFPSGQLGGDREMFEALTIGTQDIGFISPPPMSAFTTTVDVLSLPWLFSGDLDLMYQVLTSQAGADLLDAIDSDVGTIQSLSYLYSPFRNFVTSKPVQSVDDLQGLKLRTMQSNLNIETFSAVGANPTPIPFPEVYGAMQTGVVDGFETDVVGMYSGKFQEVAKNVTVSGHFNNVPIVVMNLMSWDALDAETQDVLQKAADEAGKLSYERSVALIDDYTQRLKDEGVEFYEIDTAALAAEMDPIYEKYATSDSAKAFVEAARTAAEASE
- a CDS encoding FadR/GntR family transcriptional regulator; this encodes MSPKRVRPKLSDVLHADLLEEINSGRLGEGARLPSEAELGQRFSVSRPIVREALRRLREDGIIRSKKGSGSYVVPHSTPGRSLGRGGPMLSVASIADIQKLFQFRFSLEGEIAWHAAEQRTDDDIERISRAAEALGQSRKEDSDGTEEDIAFHMAIARATGNPFFVRTLESLTADMRFIVELARGLLMQQTVKAITKVQSEHEVIVSAIRDRDPEAARHHMKFHLRTAQERLFYGSGRDGAFLWRDEASPAGVEADKDGG
- a CDS encoding sugar phosphate isomerase/epimerase, with amino-acid sequence MRLGGVLIHPGSVAGIDDFKEVADRYGLSAIVAPAGLDRMGAQEAANWGERCHDAGLVIGEAGFWDNLLTPDTELAADRMARLHRTLRNAGIMGCRSVAILPGSRHHSDKGFAADAFMRSREGRGAVRDMVCRALEGMPDGPMRLGMEPYAASFFYRPEDVLAFIEDINDPRFGLHLDLANMLTVDSFFASAKVIDEWLPRLAPHAVSCHLKDLDWPVSPYGLAFAEVDLGEGAIDLGRYLSAIDTLMAPDMTVFCEHYSEQADYFRNFERAHAIAASNGLRFLPRTSPIGE